From Myxococcota bacterium, a single genomic window includes:
- a CDS encoding FAD-dependent oxidoreductase, translated as MAKQAPDLGNPAQARDASDVTHWHRETDVVVVGAGGAGACAALEARAADADVVVLERAWKGGGTSAQASGQLYLGGGTALQKACGFEDDPEEMYKYLMASCGPGADADKVRTYCEGSVEHFDWVTSQGVPFKSTYLPVEEGTDPYTDDGLSYTGSELAHPFCEIAKPAPRGHTAQQEGENAGLMMMETLLGRVAGSGAEIVTDAVVEPLIQDHEGRVVGVVATVDGTEHCIRARRGVVLTAGGYIHNKAMLERYAPVTRKVRFRLGCDGDDGRGIRMGMGVGGDAIRMEAACIVVPFSRNRQFVKGVLVNEAGQRFCAEDLYQSLLGEIGMWRQEGRVWLVLDDSLYEQPQLPTEIAAVAESFEELEAEAGCFPKGSLVHTLERYNAAASQGQDPDFRKEARWLQPLAKPPYVVLDLTLEKYPFWSAFTLGGLHTRPTGEVLDADGAVVPGLYAAGRNASGVPAHGYNSGLSLGDATFSGRRAGAAAARHTD; from the coding sequence GTGGCGAAGCAGGCTCCCGATCTCGGCAACCCGGCGCAGGCCCGCGACGCGAGCGACGTCACGCATTGGCACCGCGAGACCGACGTCGTCGTAGTGGGGGCCGGCGGCGCGGGCGCCTGCGCGGCGCTCGAGGCGCGCGCCGCCGACGCGGACGTCGTGGTGCTCGAACGTGCCTGGAAGGGCGGGGGCACCTCGGCCCAGGCCAGTGGTCAGCTCTATCTCGGCGGCGGCACCGCGCTGCAGAAGGCCTGCGGCTTCGAGGACGACCCGGAGGAGATGTACAAGTACCTGATGGCCTCGTGTGGCCCGGGCGCCGACGCCGACAAGGTGCGCACCTACTGCGAGGGCAGCGTCGAGCACTTCGACTGGGTGACGAGCCAGGGGGTCCCTTTCAAGAGCACCTATCTCCCGGTCGAGGAGGGCACCGATCCCTATACCGACGACGGGCTCTCCTACACGGGCAGCGAGCTCGCCCATCCTTTCTGCGAGATCGCGAAGCCGGCACCGCGCGGACACACCGCCCAGCAAGAGGGGGAGAACGCCGGGCTGATGATGATGGAGACCCTGCTCGGGCGCGTGGCCGGTTCGGGCGCCGAGATCGTCACCGACGCTGTGGTCGAGCCGCTGATCCAGGACCACGAGGGGCGGGTCGTCGGCGTGGTGGCGACGGTGGACGGCACCGAGCACTGCATCCGGGCCCGCCGCGGGGTCGTGCTGACCGCCGGCGGCTACATCCACAACAAGGCGATGCTCGAGCGCTACGCCCCGGTGACCCGCAAGGTGCGTTTCCGGCTCGGCTGCGACGGCGACGACGGCCGCGGGATCCGCATGGGGATGGGCGTCGGCGGCGACGCGATCCGCATGGAGGCCGCCTGCATCGTCGTCCCGTTCTCTCGGAACCGGCAGTTCGTGAAGGGCGTGCTCGTCAATGAGGCGGGCCAGCGCTTCTGTGCCGAGGACCTCTACCAGTCGCTGCTCGGCGAGATCGGCATGTGGCGCCAGGAGGGCCGGGTCTGGCTGGTGCTCGACGACAGCCTCTACGAGCAGCCCCAGCTGCCCACCGAGATCGCCGCGGTCGCCGAGAGCTTCGAGGAGCTCGAGGCCGAGGCGGGCTGCTTTCCGAAGGGCAGCCTCGTGCACACCCTCGAGCGCTACAACGCGGCGGCGAGCCAGGGCCAGGATCCGGACTTCCGCAAGGAGGCGCGCTGGCTCCAACCGCTGGCGAAGCCGCCCTACGTGGTGCTCGACCTCACCCTCGAGAAGTATCCGTTCTGGTCGGCCTTCACGCTGGGTGGCCTGCACACCCGCCCGACCGGGGAAGTGCTGGACGCCGATGGTGCGGTGGTGCCCGGGCTCTATGCGGCGGGGCGCAACGCCTCGGGTGTGCCGGCCCACGGCTACAACAGCGGGCTTTCCCTCGGCGACGCGACCTTCTCGGGGCGGCGCGCGGGCGCTGCCGCGGCGCGCCACACCGACTGA